The Saccharothrix variisporea genome has a segment encoding these proteins:
- a CDS encoding NUDIX hydrolase produces the protein MTAPESTLVSVDVLTLRFAPDAHTVHLAVAPRAFDPFAGSLALPGVLLGKGERLRDAAIRAVTTKLGLPEVTATGQLTTFDEPNRDPRGPTLSIALWATLDPAATPTGPTWTRLDEVPPLAFDHNRIVTDCRPILADKLWRDPTFTAGLLGREFTTAQALDVTEALTGDRPYPANLGRTMDRIPGLQRTTQHATALPQGGRPPLVWRWTTP, from the coding sequence ATGACCGCGCCCGAATCGACCCTGGTGTCCGTGGACGTCCTGACCCTGCGCTTCGCCCCCGACGCCCACACCGTGCACCTGGCCGTAGCACCGCGCGCGTTCGACCCGTTCGCCGGCTCCCTCGCCCTGCCCGGTGTCCTGCTGGGCAAGGGAGAACGCCTCCGAGACGCCGCGATCCGAGCCGTCACGACGAAACTGGGCCTCCCCGAGGTCACCGCCACCGGCCAGCTGACCACCTTCGACGAACCCAACCGCGACCCCCGCGGCCCCACCCTCTCCATCGCCCTCTGGGCCACCCTCGACCCCGCCGCGACCCCCACCGGCCCCACCTGGACCCGCCTGGACGAGGTCCCACCCCTGGCCTTCGACCACAACCGGATCGTCACCGACTGCCGCCCGATCCTGGCCGACAAGCTCTGGCGGGACCCCACCTTCACCGCGGGCCTGCTGGGCCGCGAGTTCACCACCGCCCAAGCCCTGGACGTCACCGAAGCCCTCACCGGCGACCGCCCGTACCCCGCCAACCTGGGCCGGACCATGGACCGCATCCCCGGACTGCAACGCACCACCCAACACGCCACCGCCCTCCCCCAAGGCGGACGGCCGCCCCTGGTCTGGCGCTGGACGACTCCCTGA
- a CDS encoding PP2C family protein-serine/threonine phosphatase has translation MTVLFPTALPTAGWATTRGSRRVAADAAAVRTSPSTPAFNAPTSPNTPALNAPTAAGSAAPGPTAPSPSAPSPTAFAAAVADGIGDTEAAASAARFAAAEAVDAAWRAGASEAMEDVRRGLHLTTHPTNPLGIPLPRPTAETSPLPSAATLPQPPARDAGRDLTPRADTTLVVASGTTHHWSVAWVGDCRAYFLGDTDPATLLTTDHTIGRYLRDRGVPANPRLDLVVTTTARKGGHGVVHGSGPGRLVLLTNGVHRATDQATITHLARTTTDPAEAARALVALTQDDNAAAVVVDLR, from the coding sequence ATGACCGTCCTGTTCCCCACCGCCCTGCCCACCGCCGGCTGGGCCACCACCCGCGGCTCACGCCGGGTCGCCGCGGACGCCGCCGCCGTCCGCACCTCCCCCAGCACACCCGCTTTTAACGCACCCACCTCCCCCAACACGCCCGCTTTGAACGCGCCCACCGCGGCCGGCTCTGCCGCGCCGGGCCCCACCGCGCCCTCCCCCAGCGCGCCCTCCCCCACCGCGTTCGCCGCCGCCGTGGCGGACGGCATCGGCGACACCGAGGCCGCCGCGTCCGCCGCCCGCTTCGCCGCCGCCGAAGCCGTGGACGCCGCGTGGCGCGCCGGCGCCTCCGAAGCGATGGAGGACGTCCGCCGGGGCCTGCACCTGACCACCCACCCCACCAACCCCCTCGGCATCCCCCTCCCCCGGCCCACCGCCGAAACGTCCCCGCTCCCGTCTGCCGCGACCCTCCCACAGCCGCCCGCACGCGACGCCGGTCGGGATCTCACACCACGCGCCGACACCACCCTCGTCGTCGCGTCCGGCACCACCCACCACTGGTCCGTCGCCTGGGTGGGTGACTGCCGCGCCTACTTCCTCGGCGACACCGACCCCGCCACGCTGCTCACCACCGACCACACGATCGGCCGGTACCTGCGCGACCGCGGTGTGCCCGCGAACCCCCGCCTGGACCTGGTCGTCACGACCACCGCCCGCAAAGGCGGCCACGGCGTCGTCCACGGCTCCGGTCCCGGCCGCCTGGTCCTGCTCACCAACGGCGTCCACCGCGCCACCGACCAGGCCACCATCACCCACCTCGCCCGCACCACCACCGACCCCGCCGAAGCCGCCCGCGCGCTGGTCGCCCTCACCCAGGACGACAACGCCGCCGCGGTCGTGGTCGACCTGCGCTGA
- a CDS encoding aldehyde dehydrogenase family protein, whose protein sequence is MTIHRTLLIGSEEIPAASGRTVDDIAPYTGEVYATVAAAGVEDVTRAVDAADRAFGEWAELGPFARRRLLMDAADALDARADAAVELMASEVGGTQPWARFNVFLAANILREAASSVTAPRGEVLSAEEPGALGLAVREPVGVVAAFAPWNAPLILGARAFAAPLAAGNTVVLKASEEAPVASGLFLADVMREAGLPAGVLNVVTNDPVDAAVVGEALIADPRVRVVNFTGSTGVGRVVGALAASHLKPAVLELGGKNSIVVLDDADLGHAVDAAVFGVFMNSGQICMSGDRVLVHSSVAAEFTSRFVERVAALPHGDPRAPETVIGPLVNAAEARRVAGLVADARAKGASVLVGGGAPDGAVHPATVVTGLTPEMELYRAEAFGPVCAVEVFGSDEEAVALANATEHGLTCGIVTENGTRGLRLARRVRTGIVHVNDQTVADEPQAPFGGVGASGYGRFGGRWGVEAFTTTRWVTLATRHAHYPF, encoded by the coding sequence ATGACCATCCACCGCACCCTGCTGATCGGCAGCGAGGAGATCCCCGCCGCGTCCGGCCGCACCGTGGACGACATCGCCCCGTACACCGGCGAGGTGTACGCCACCGTCGCGGCGGCCGGCGTCGAGGACGTGACCCGGGCCGTGGACGCGGCGGACCGGGCGTTCGGCGAGTGGGCCGAGTTGGGGCCGTTCGCGCGACGGCGGTTGCTGATGGACGCGGCCGACGCGTTGGACGCGAGGGCGGACGCGGCGGTGGAGCTGATGGCGTCCGAGGTGGGCGGGACGCAGCCGTGGGCGCGGTTCAACGTGTTCCTGGCGGCGAACATCCTGCGCGAGGCGGCGTCCTCGGTGACCGCGCCGCGCGGGGAGGTGCTGAGCGCCGAGGAGCCCGGTGCGTTGGGGTTGGCGGTGCGGGAGCCGGTCGGGGTGGTGGCGGCTTTCGCACCGTGGAACGCGCCGTTGATCCTGGGGGCGCGGGCGTTCGCGGCTCCGTTGGCGGCCGGCAACACCGTGGTGCTCAAGGCGAGCGAGGAAGCGCCGGTGGCGTCCGGGTTGTTCCTGGCGGACGTGATGCGCGAGGCCGGGTTGCCGGCGGGGGTGCTCAACGTCGTGACCAACGACCCGGTGGACGCCGCGGTGGTGGGTGAGGCGTTGATCGCGGATCCGCGGGTGCGGGTGGTGAACTTCACCGGGTCCACGGGGGTCGGGCGGGTCGTCGGGGCGTTGGCGGCTTCGCACCTGAAGCCGGCGGTGTTGGAGTTGGGCGGGAAGAACTCGATCGTCGTGCTGGACGACGCCGACCTGGGGCACGCGGTGGACGCGGCGGTGTTCGGGGTGTTCATGAATTCGGGGCAGATCTGCATGTCCGGTGACCGGGTGCTGGTGCACTCGTCGGTGGCGGCCGAGTTCACGTCCCGGTTCGTCGAGCGGGTGGCGGCGCTGCCCCACGGCGACCCCCGTGCGCCGGAGACCGTGATCGGGCCGTTGGTGAACGCGGCGGAAGCTCGGCGGGTGGCCGGTCTGGTCGCGGACGCGCGTGCCAAGGGGGCTTCGGTGCTCGTCGGCGGCGGCGCGCCGGACGGGGCCGTGCACCCGGCGACGGTCGTGACCGGGCTGACGCCGGAGATGGAGCTGTACCGGGCGGAGGCGTTCGGGCCGGTGTGCGCGGTGGAGGTGTTCGGGTCGGACGAGGAGGCGGTGGCGCTGGCCAACGCCACCGAGCACGGGTTGACCTGCGGGATCGTGACCGAGAACGGGACGCGGGGGCTGCGGCTGGCGCGGCGGGTGCGGACGGGGATCGTCCACGTGAACGACCAGACGGTGGCGGACGAGCCGCAGGCACCCTTCGGCGGGGTGGGGGCCAGTGGGTACGGGCGGTTCGGGGGGCGGTGGGGCGTGGAGGCGTTCACGACCACGCGGTGGGTCACGCTGGCGACCCGGCACGCGCACTACCCGTTCTGA
- a CDS encoding YciI family protein, whose amino-acid sequence MKYLMMIYGNQEKWDAFTPEQWAEALPKFDAFNAKYRGTGELLGAYGLGDAVNAKLVRRENGVPAVTDGPYLETKGYIASLYVLDVESEDRAREIAADLPYADVEPVELWPVLHESA is encoded by the coding sequence GTGAAGTACCTGATGATGATCTACGGCAACCAGGAGAAGTGGGACGCCTTCACCCCCGAGCAGTGGGCCGAGGCCCTGCCGAAGTTCGACGCGTTCAACGCCAAGTACCGGGGGACCGGCGAGCTGCTGGGCGCCTACGGCCTCGGCGACGCCGTCAACGCCAAGCTGGTCCGGCGGGAGAACGGCGTCCCCGCGGTCACCGATGGCCCGTACCTGGAGACCAAGGGGTACATCGCCTCCCTGTACGTCCTGGACGTCGAGAGCGAGGACCGCGCCCGCGAGATCGCCGCCGACCTGCCCTACGCCGACGTGGAGCCGGTCGAGCTGTGGCCCGTCCTGCACGAGTCGGCATGA
- a CDS encoding adenylate cyclase → MFTREEALRRVEGAEPTRLFGPPTPDRREDARRLYRALATALHPDRVGPDDTRAHRASADLTRLYHDWRHAEPVTLRTERGTYRLTDLHAVGSVANLYRTDGPHVVKLVRNPALNPLLHAEWHALHTLARFTDKHRWLKPYYPTLHDTGDVGRGERAFTVLDPLLDGFVTMTEVKTAYPRGLDGRDYAWMHRRLLRALAGAHRAGLVHGAVTTDNVLVHPAQHGIVLTGWTFAVETGQPPLALDSSTTYPPETTRKQPLTPAADVHMAHQLMLDLLKPNETRQRAFARGCMQDNPAARPDAADLLDEYDDLLEDLYGARTFRPFALPRQGA, encoded by the coding sequence ATGTTCACGAGGGAAGAGGCGCTCCGGCGAGTCGAAGGCGCCGAACCCACCCGCCTCTTCGGACCACCCACCCCCGACCGCCGCGAAGACGCCCGACGCCTCTACCGCGCCCTCGCCACCGCACTGCACCCCGACCGCGTCGGCCCCGACGACACCCGCGCCCACCGCGCCTCGGCCGACCTCACCCGCCTCTACCACGACTGGCGCCACGCCGAACCGGTCACCCTGCGCACCGAGCGCGGCACCTACCGGCTCACCGACCTCCACGCGGTCGGCAGCGTCGCCAACCTCTACCGCACCGACGGCCCGCACGTCGTCAAACTCGTCCGCAACCCCGCCCTCAACCCCCTGCTCCACGCCGAGTGGCACGCCCTGCACACCCTCGCCCGCTTCACCGACAAGCACCGCTGGCTCAAGCCCTACTACCCCACCCTCCACGACACCGGCGACGTCGGACGCGGCGAACGCGCCTTCACCGTCCTGGACCCGCTCCTCGACGGCTTCGTCACGATGACCGAGGTCAAGACCGCCTACCCGCGAGGACTCGACGGCCGCGACTACGCCTGGATGCACCGCCGACTCCTGCGCGCCCTCGCCGGCGCCCACCGCGCCGGCCTCGTCCACGGCGCCGTCACCACCGACAACGTCCTGGTCCACCCCGCACAGCACGGCATCGTCCTCACCGGCTGGACCTTCGCCGTCGAAACCGGCCAACCCCCGCTCGCCCTCGACAGCTCCACCACCTACCCGCCCGAAACCACCCGCAAGCAGCCCCTCACCCCGGCCGCGGACGTCCACATGGCACACCAACTCATGCTGGACCTCTTGAAACCGAACGAAACCCGTCAACGCGCCTTCGCCCGAGGGTGCATGCAGGACAACCCCGCGGCCCGCCCCGACGCCGCCGACCTGCTCGACGAGTACGACGACCTGCTCGAAGACCTCTACGGCGCAAGGACCTTCCGGCCCTTCGCCCTCCCCCGACAAGGAGCCTGA
- a CDS encoding HAD-IC family P-type ATPase, whose translation MSDTLVSATGLTRAQVAERVADGRTNAVGARTSRSTAQIVRANVVTPFNGLLATLFVLVLLTGHWQNGLFGLVIVANTAIGVVQELRAKRTLDRLAVLNAPHARVVREGRTSELDVADVVADDLIELRTGDQVVADGTLTSSHGLEIDESLLTGESDPVAKDVGDEVRSGSIVVAGSGRFVATGVGADAYATRLAAEARRFTVVRSELVQGTNRLLKGISLLMLVVGPLLLWSQFETPDTDTWQEAVTGAVAGLVGMVPEGLVLLTSLAFMLAAVSLARKQTLVQELPAVEVLARVDTVCLDKTGTLTHGDIVFDRLITQEADDVREALALCASAPDANATSAALSTVFANGTWQRTGGVPFSSARKWSAVCADGHGTWVLGAPEMVFPGGTSDLLAQAADIAAEGKRVLVLASTPDHHTDTALPPNLTPRALVVLAERIRDDAADTLRYFAEQQVALKVISGDNPRTVGAVAVSVGVPGIEHASDAVDARTLPDDPDALADVLEHKVVFGRVTPQQKRAIVGALQRKGHVVAMTGDGVNDAMALKDADIGVAMGNGAAATRAVAQLVLLDSRFAHLPDVVAEGRRVIANIERAANLFLVKNVYSLVLALVVVATALAYPLAPIQLTLISATTIGIPGFVLALAPNSRRYVPGFLRRVLRLAVPTGAVIGLAAYAGDLTIRGLEPGAGRPAGQTVATVVVLIASLWTLSLLARPLTRWKLALIAGLAGAAALILAVPALGTGIFLLAVTPQRLLVGAAIGVAAGLVVEVVGRVVLRPVRATAESEVRSAESF comes from the coding sequence ATGTCCGACACGCTCGTCAGCGCCACCGGCCTGACCCGGGCGCAGGTCGCCGAACGCGTGGCCGATGGCCGCACGAACGCGGTCGGCGCGCGCACCAGCCGCAGCACGGCCCAGATCGTCCGGGCGAACGTCGTCACCCCGTTCAACGGCCTGCTGGCGACCCTGTTCGTGCTGGTCCTGCTCACCGGGCACTGGCAGAACGGCCTGTTCGGCCTGGTCATCGTCGCCAACACGGCCATCGGCGTGGTGCAGGAGCTGCGCGCCAAGCGCACCCTGGACCGCCTGGCCGTCCTCAACGCCCCGCACGCCCGCGTGGTGCGCGAGGGCCGGACGTCCGAACTCGACGTGGCCGACGTCGTCGCCGACGACCTGATCGAGCTGCGCACTGGCGACCAGGTCGTCGCAGACGGCACGCTCACGAGCTCCCACGGCCTGGAGATCGACGAGTCGCTGCTGACCGGCGAGTCCGACCCGGTCGCCAAGGACGTCGGCGACGAGGTGCGGTCCGGGTCGATCGTGGTCGCGGGCAGCGGCCGGTTCGTGGCGACCGGGGTCGGCGCGGACGCCTACGCCACCCGCCTGGCCGCCGAGGCCCGCCGGTTCACGGTGGTGCGCTCGGAGCTGGTCCAGGGCACCAACAGGCTCCTCAAGGGCATCTCGCTGCTGATGCTCGTGGTCGGGCCGCTGCTGCTGTGGAGCCAGTTCGAGACGCCCGACACCGACACGTGGCAGGAGGCGGTGACCGGCGCGGTGGCGGGCCTGGTCGGCATGGTGCCCGAGGGCCTGGTCCTGTTGACCAGCCTCGCGTTCATGCTCGCCGCCGTGTCACTGGCCCGGAAACAGACCCTGGTCCAGGAGCTTCCCGCGGTCGAGGTGCTGGCCCGCGTGGACACGGTGTGCCTGGACAAGACCGGCACCCTCACCCACGGCGACATCGTCTTCGACCGCCTGATCACCCAGGAAGCTGACGACGTGCGCGAGGCCTTGGCCCTCTGCGCCTCCGCTCCCGACGCCAACGCCACCTCCGCCGCGCTGTCCACCGTGTTCGCCAACGGCACCTGGCAGCGAACCGGCGGCGTCCCGTTCTCCTCGGCCCGCAAGTGGTCGGCGGTCTGCGCGGACGGCCACGGCACCTGGGTCCTGGGCGCACCCGAAATGGTCTTCCCCGGCGGTACCAGTGACTTGCTGGCCCAGGCCGCCGACATCGCCGCCGAGGGCAAGCGCGTACTCGTCCTCGCCTCCACCCCCGACCACCACACCGACACCGCCCTCCCCCCGAACCTCACCCCGCGCGCCCTGGTCGTCCTCGCCGAACGCATCCGTGACGACGCCGCCGACACCCTCCGGTACTTCGCCGAGCAGCAAGTCGCCCTGAAGGTGATCTCCGGCGACAACCCCCGCACAGTGGGCGCGGTCGCCGTCTCCGTGGGCGTGCCGGGCATCGAGCACGCCTCCGACGCCGTGGACGCCCGCACCCTCCCCGACGACCCGGACGCGCTCGCCGACGTCCTGGAGCACAAGGTGGTCTTCGGTCGGGTGACCCCGCAGCAGAAGAGGGCCATCGTCGGTGCGCTGCAACGCAAAGGGCACGTCGTGGCGATGACCGGTGACGGCGTGAACGACGCGATGGCGTTGAAGGACGCCGACATCGGGGTGGCGATGGGCAACGGCGCGGCGGCGACGCGGGCCGTGGCGCAGTTGGTGCTGCTGGACAGCCGGTTCGCGCACCTGCCCGACGTCGTGGCCGAGGGCAGGCGGGTGATCGCCAACATCGAGCGGGCCGCGAACCTGTTCCTGGTCAAGAACGTCTACTCGCTGGTGCTCGCCCTGGTCGTGGTGGCGACCGCGCTGGCCTACCCGCTCGCGCCGATCCAGCTGACCTTGATCTCGGCCACCACCATCGGCATCCCCGGGTTCGTGCTGGCGCTGGCGCCCAACAGCCGCCGCTACGTGCCGGGGTTCCTGCGCCGGGTGCTGCGGCTGGCGGTCCCGACCGGCGCGGTGATCGGTCTGGCGGCCTACGCGGGCGACCTGACCATCCGCGGTCTGGAACCGGGAGCCGGGCGTCCGGCCGGGCAGACCGTGGCGACCGTGGTCGTGCTGATCGCGTCGCTGTGGACGTTGTCGCTGCTGGCCCGCCCGCTGACCCGGTGGAAGCTCGCCCTGATCGCGGGTCTGGCCGGGGCCGCCGCGCTGATCCTCGCCGTGCCCGCGCTGGGCACCGGCATCTTCCTGCTCGCCGTCACCCCGCAGCGCCTGCTGGTGGGCGCGGCCATCGGCGTGGCCGCCGGGCTGGTGGTCGAAGTCGTCGGGCGGGTCGTGCTGCGCCCGGTCCGCGCCACCGCCGAAAGTGAGGTGCGCTCGGCGGAAAGCTTTTGA
- a CDS encoding adenylosuccinate synthetase, with the protein MTEHLIVVGLGFGDEGKGAVVDALCAQAPTTAVVRFNGGAQAAHNVVAEGRHHTFSQYGSGTLTGVPTHLSKHVLVEPIALATETRELTDLGVPDPLSLLTVHEDALLTTPLHITANRAREDARGTNRHGSCGKGIGETVWYSLLTGHTPGDTVEHQRVLGTPGEAPTVGDCLRPTTLRRKLDTLARFYEPLIGTGTPVDDLIHLYKSFADAVRIVNDDHFHTLADTGRLIFEGAQGVLLDETHGFHPHTTWSTTTPRNARTLLAGRPARVIGVTRTYHTRHGAGPFPTEDNTLPHPELHNDSGTYQGSWRTGHFDAVLFHHALTHARLDALAVTHRDTPATHYATAYRSGATRTTTLPTHDRTHFLTTCTPELEPFPHDWFERQGIPIAVEGHGPDRTSYTVRT; encoded by the coding sequence ATGACCGAGCACCTGATCGTGGTGGGCCTGGGCTTCGGCGACGAGGGCAAGGGCGCGGTCGTGGACGCCCTGTGCGCCCAAGCCCCCACCACCGCCGTGGTCCGCTTCAACGGCGGCGCCCAGGCCGCGCACAACGTCGTCGCCGAAGGCCGCCACCACACCTTCAGCCAGTACGGCTCCGGCACCCTGACCGGCGTCCCCACCCACCTGTCGAAGCACGTCCTGGTGGAACCCATAGCCCTGGCCACCGAAACCCGCGAACTGACGGACCTGGGCGTCCCCGACCCCCTGTCCCTGCTCACCGTCCACGAAGACGCCCTCCTCACCACTCCCCTGCACATCACCGCCAACCGCGCCCGCGAAGACGCCCGAGGCACCAACCGCCACGGCTCCTGCGGCAAGGGCATCGGCGAAACCGTCTGGTACTCCCTCCTCACAGGACACACCCCGGGCGACACCGTCGAACACCAACGAGTCCTCGGCACCCCGGGCGAAGCCCCCACAGTCGGCGACTGCCTGCGCCCGACCACCCTCCGCCGCAAACTCGACACCCTGGCCCGCTTCTACGAACCCCTCATCGGCACCGGAACCCCGGTGGACGACCTGATCCACCTCTACAAGTCCTTCGCCGACGCCGTCCGGATCGTCAACGACGACCACTTCCACACCCTCGCCGACACCGGCCGCCTCATCTTCGAAGGCGCGCAGGGCGTCCTCCTGGACGAAACCCACGGCTTCCACCCGCACACCACCTGGTCCACCACCACCCCCCGCAACGCCCGCACCCTCCTCGCCGGCCGCCCGGCCCGGGTGATCGGCGTGACCCGCACCTACCACACCCGCCACGGCGCGGGCCCCTTCCCCACCGAGGACAACACCCTCCCCCACCCGGAACTCCACAACGACTCCGGCACGTACCAAGGCTCCTGGCGCACCGGCCACTTCGACGCCGTCCTCTTCCACCACGCCCTGACCCACGCCCGCCTCGACGCCCTGGCCGTCACCCACCGGGACACCCCCGCCACCCACTACGCCACCGCCTACCGCAGCGGAGCCACCCGGACCACCACCCTCCCCACCCACGACCGAACGCACTTCCTCACCACCTGCACCCCCGAACTGGAACCCTTCCCCCACGACTGGTTCGAACGCCAGGGCATCCCCATCGCCGTCGAAGGCCACGGCCCGGACCGCACCTCCTACACCGTCCGCACCTAA
- a CDS encoding RNA polymerase sigma factor, translated as MTDRLTEDLLRELAPQVLGALVRRYGQFDTCEDAVQEALLDAATQWPVSGVPDHPKAWLVTVASRRLVDQVRTEQARRRREQAVAPAETAPETDDRDDSLALVFLCCHPALSDPSRIALTLRAVGGLTTAQIAAAFLVPEATMAQRISRAKQTIRGVGFGSLAPADRAERLRAVLHVLYLVFTEGHTSSDGVEVTAPALSGEAIRLTRWLSGLLPDDTEVAGLLALMLLTDAHRPARTAPDGALVPLAEQDRTRWDRAQLAEGLDLLSRTLPRGRVGPYQVQAAIAAVHTEAPTAEETDWPQVLALYDLLEHLAPNPMTTLNRAVALGMVHGPHAGLEVVDRLATDKRLKDHHRLHAVRAHLLDLAGDPAAASTAYREAARRALSTPERRHLTLRANRLAGP; from the coding sequence ATGACCGACCGCCTCACCGAGGACCTGCTGCGCGAGCTGGCGCCGCAGGTCCTCGGCGCGCTCGTGCGCCGCTACGGCCAGTTCGACACCTGCGAGGACGCCGTGCAGGAGGCGTTGCTGGACGCGGCGACCCAGTGGCCGGTCTCGGGCGTGCCCGACCACCCGAAGGCGTGGCTGGTCACCGTCGCGTCCCGCCGCCTGGTCGACCAGGTGCGCACCGAACAGGCCCGGCGGCGTCGGGAGCAGGCCGTCGCGCCCGCCGAGACCGCGCCGGAGACCGACGACCGGGACGACTCGCTGGCCCTGGTGTTCCTGTGCTGCCACCCGGCGCTGTCGGACCCCAGCCGCATCGCGCTGACCCTGCGCGCGGTCGGCGGCCTCACCACCGCGCAGATCGCCGCCGCGTTCCTGGTGCCCGAGGCGACGATGGCGCAGCGCATCAGCCGCGCCAAGCAGACGATCCGGGGTGTCGGGTTCGGCTCGCTGGCCCCGGCCGACCGCGCCGAGCGGCTGCGCGCGGTCCTGCACGTGCTCTACCTGGTGTTCACCGAGGGGCACACCAGCTCCGATGGCGTCGAGGTGACCGCGCCCGCGCTGTCGGGGGAGGCGATCCGGCTCACGCGGTGGCTGTCGGGTCTGCTGCCCGACGACACCGAGGTCGCGGGCCTGCTGGCGTTGATGCTGCTCACCGACGCCCACCGGCCGGCCCGCACCGCGCCGGACGGTGCCCTGGTGCCGCTGGCCGAGCAGGACCGCACCCGCTGGGACCGGGCGCAGCTCGCCGAGGGGCTGGACCTGCTGTCCCGCACCCTGCCGCGCGGCCGGGTCGGCCCGTACCAGGTGCAGGCCGCGATCGCCGCCGTCCACACCGAGGCGCCCACCGCGGAGGAGACCGACTGGCCGCAGGTCCTCGCCCTCTACGACCTGCTGGAGCACCTCGCGCCCAACCCGATGACCACCCTCAACCGGGCCGTCGCCCTCGGCATGGTGCACGGTCCGCACGCCGGCCTCGAGGTGGTGGACCGGCTCGCCACCGACAAGCGCCTCAAGGACCACCACCGCCTGCACGCCGTCCGCGCCCACCTGCTCGACCTCGCCGGCGACCCCGCCGCCGCGAGCACCGCCTACCGCGAGGCCGCCCGCCGCGCGCTCAGCACGCCCGAACGCCGCCACCTCACCCTGCGCGCCAACCGCCTGGCCGGGCCGTGA
- a CDS encoding MFS transporter, which produces MSHRATAPLYAAGFVTAFGAHGIAAGLGGYTHASLLTLGLLLAVYDGAEIVLKPLFGSLADRIGPRPVLLGGLLAFTLASAAFVISGNPATVGVARLAQGASAAAFSPAASALVARLTPTTHHGRAFGGYGAWKGLGYTTGPLLGGVLISFGGFTALFAALAAVALTVAIWAAFAVPAVPPLPKTRQTLRDLTRRLTSPGFLRPTAALSATTAAVAVGVGFLPVQAASWGPLVSGAAVSCMAAAAALIQPLVGKARDTGRLHDTTGMATGLLVAAAGYAVAATVPGLIALFAAAIAIGAGAGAATPLGFAALAAATEPEHLGQTMGSAEVGRELGDAGGPLLVGAIATATTLSGGLLALTAVLGTAAVAVGRPRAQNG; this is translated from the coding sequence GTGTCCCACCGCGCCACCGCCCCCCTGTACGCGGCGGGTTTCGTCACCGCCTTCGGCGCGCACGGCATCGCCGCGGGCCTGGGCGGCTACACCCACGCCTCCTTGTTGACCTTGGGCCTGCTGCTGGCCGTCTACGACGGCGCGGAGATCGTCCTCAAGCCCCTGTTCGGTTCCCTGGCCGACCGCATCGGCCCCCGCCCGGTCCTCCTGGGCGGCCTGCTCGCCTTCACCCTGGCCTCAGCTGCTTTCGTGATCTCCGGCAACCCCGCCACCGTGGGCGTGGCCCGCCTGGCCCAGGGTGCCTCCGCGGCCGCCTTCTCCCCGGCCGCAAGCGCCCTGGTGGCCCGCCTGACCCCGACGACCCACCACGGCCGGGCCTTCGGCGGCTACGGCGCGTGGAAGGGCTTGGGCTACACCACGGGCCCGCTCCTGGGCGGAGTCCTGATCTCCTTCGGCGGCTTCACCGCCCTCTTCGCCGCCCTGGCCGCGGTAGCCCTGACGGTCGCCATCTGGGCGGCCTTCGCCGTCCCGGCGGTCCCCCCGCTCCCCAAGACCCGCCAGACCCTCAGGGACCTGACCCGCCGCCTGACCAGCCCGGGTTTCCTCCGCCCCACAGCGGCCCTGTCCGCCACGACCGCCGCTGTGGCGGTGGGCGTCGGCTTCCTCCCCGTGCAAGCGGCGTCATGGGGTCCCTTGGTGTCCGGCGCGGCCGTGTCCTGCATGGCCGCGGCCGCAGCCCTGATCCAGCCGTTGGTGGGCAAGGCCCGGGACACCGGCCGCCTCCACGACACCACCGGCATGGCCACCGGCCTGCTGGTCGCCGCCGCCGGGTACGCGGTCGCCGCCACCGTGCCCGGCCTGATCGCCCTCTTCGCCGCCGCCATCGCCATCGGCGCAGGAGCAGGCGCGGCCACCCCGCTGGGTTTCGCCGCCCTGGCCGCCGCCACCGAGCCCGAACACCTGGGCCAGACAATGGGCAGCGCGGAGGTGGGCCGGGAACTGGGTGACGCCGGCGGCCCCCTCCTGGTAGGCGCCATCGCCACGGCGACCACGTTGAGCGGCGGGCTCCTGGCCCTGACCGCCGTCCTGGGCACCGCGGCGGTGGCGGTCGGCCGGCCCCGCGCTCAGAACGGGTAG